The proteins below are encoded in one region of Amycolatopsis magusensis:
- a CDS encoding response regulator has protein sequence MITVVVADDQTMVRQSFRAALDAQDDLRVLGEAADGAAAVELCARLRPDVVLMDVRMPVMDGLEATRHVLAGPDPASKVLMLTTFDIDEYVYGALRAGASGFLLKDAPLDDLVTAVRVIAAGNALFAPSVTQRLVREFTARGPALEAGTRVGGLTERETEVLRLVAKGLSNVEIAAELVIAEQTAKTHVSRVFAKLGVRDRAQAVIAAYEAGVVVPG, from the coding sequence TTGATCACCGTGGTCGTGGCCGATGACCAGACGATGGTCCGGCAGAGTTTCCGGGCGGCGCTCGACGCGCAGGACGACCTGCGCGTGCTCGGCGAGGCGGCCGATGGCGCCGCCGCCGTCGAGCTCTGCGCGCGGCTGCGGCCGGACGTCGTGCTGATGGACGTCCGCATGCCGGTCATGGACGGGCTGGAGGCCACGCGCCACGTCCTCGCCGGCCCCGACCCGGCGTCGAAGGTGCTCATGCTGACCACCTTCGACATCGACGAATACGTCTACGGCGCGCTGCGGGCCGGGGCCAGCGGGTTCCTGCTCAAGGACGCGCCGCTGGACGACCTGGTCACCGCGGTCCGCGTGATCGCCGCGGGCAACGCGTTGTTCGCGCCCTCGGTGACCCAGCGGCTGGTGCGGGAGTTCACCGCGCGCGGCCCGGCGCTCGAAGCGGGCACGCGGGTCGGCGGGCTGACCGAGCGCGAGACCGAGGTGCTCCGGCTGGTCGCGAAAGGACTGTCCAATGTGGAGATCGCGGCCGAGCTGGTGATCGCCGAGCAGACGGCGAAGACCCACGTCAGCCGAGTCTTCGCCAAGCTCGGTGTGCGCGACCGCGCTCAGGCGGTGATCGCCGCGTACGAAGCGGGCGTGGTGGTACCCGGGTAG
- a CDS encoding DedA family protein — protein MAVTAAVLGAQLAYLEGRRCGLRASAGESATRAGTGRSRSPRYGLPGVIAGRFLAGARTVVPRVAGSTTKPYQRFSAGSACAAVVWASAELLAGHAAASLTWAR, from the coding sequence GTGGCGGTGACCGCCGCCGTGCTCGGGGCCCAGCTGGCGTACCTGGAAGGACGCCGCTGCGGTCTTCGCGCTTCGGCAGGCGAGTCGGCGACGCGCGCTGGAACCGGGCGGAGTCGTTCACCGCGGTACGGCCTGCCGGGCGTGATCGCCGGGCGCTTCCTGGCCGGGGCGCGCACCGTGGTGCCACGCGTGGCCGGTTCCACGACGAAGCCGTACCAGCGGTTCTCGGCCGGGAGCGCGTGCGCGGCGGTGGTGTGGGCAAGCGCGGAACTCCTCGCGGGCCACGCCGCCGCTTCTCTGACCTGGGCGCGCTGA
- a CDS encoding sensor histidine kinase, which translates to MARWGEWWRVTRYTLFTGAVPQAEVSKSVALRRLRVVIYCAVGIWAAFVAALTAPPSVAGTPLVLLLALLVPAPALVAVRSPLWAWRLALVLIAITPLVHPGSVRQWGWAWSPGLALVTALVLYVVAESHTQAVVARVAVVTAAFLPLHVGDWRNWLMLVVLMTVLLVLGNTVRQRRIAERQRAASATRNAVFAERARIARELHDVVAHHMSVLALRTDSARFRFSGLSEDVRTEFAELNETAREGMVEMRRLLGVLRAEGADAEPTAPQPTAAQIAELAERVRSLGMDCELDVRGEFDDLPAGVALSVYRIVQEALSNAARHATGSRVVVELAAHGDAVGVTVRNSAGGGVPERGGPGHGLLGMRERVAMLGGTLEAGATGDGGFRVAARLPVGEREGGEA; encoded by the coding sequence ATGGCGCGGTGGGGCGAGTGGTGGCGGGTCACCCGCTACACCTTGTTCACCGGGGCCGTCCCGCAGGCCGAGGTGTCCAAGTCGGTGGCGTTGCGCCGGTTGCGGGTGGTGATCTACTGCGCCGTCGGGATCTGGGCCGCGTTCGTCGCCGCGCTCACGGCGCCGCCGTCGGTGGCGGGGACGCCGCTGGTCCTCCTGCTCGCGCTCCTGGTGCCGGCCCCGGCGCTCGTCGCCGTCCGGTCGCCGTTGTGGGCTTGGCGGCTGGCGCTGGTGCTGATCGCGATCACCCCGCTGGTGCACCCCGGCTCGGTCCGCCAGTGGGGCTGGGCCTGGTCCCCGGGTCTGGCACTGGTCACCGCGCTGGTGCTCTACGTCGTGGCCGAGAGCCACACCCAGGCCGTCGTCGCCCGCGTCGCCGTGGTGACCGCCGCCTTCCTGCCGTTGCACGTCGGCGACTGGCGCAACTGGCTGATGCTGGTCGTGCTGATGACCGTCCTCCTGGTCCTCGGCAACACCGTCCGCCAGCGCCGGATCGCCGAACGCCAGCGCGCCGCGTCGGCGACCAGGAACGCCGTGTTCGCCGAACGTGCCCGCATCGCCCGCGAACTGCACGACGTGGTCGCCCACCACATGTCGGTCCTCGCCCTGCGCACCGACTCCGCGCGCTTCCGCTTCTCCGGACTGTCCGAAGACGTCCGGACCGAATTCGCCGAACTCAACGAGACCGCCCGCGAGGGCATGGTCGAGATGCGCCGCCTGCTCGGGGTGCTGCGGGCGGAAGGGGCCGATGCCGAACCGACCGCGCCCCAGCCCACCGCCGCCCAGATCGCCGAGCTGGCCGAACGGGTCCGCTCGCTCGGCATGGACTGCGAACTCGACGTGCGCGGCGAGTTCGACGACCTGCCCGCCGGGGTGGCGTTGTCGGTCTACCGGATCGTCCAGGAAGCGCTGAGCAACGCCGCCCGGCACGCGACCGGCAGCCGGGTCGTGGTCGAACTGGCTGCCCACGGCGACGCGGTCGGGGTCACCGTGCGGAACTCCGCCGGCGGTGGCGTGCCCGAGCGCGGCGGTCCGGGGCACGGCCTGCTCGGCATGCGTGAGAGGGTCGCCATGCTGGGCGGCACGCTGGAGGCGGGCGCGACCGGCGACGGCGGGTTCCGGGTGGCCGCGCGGCTGCCGGTGGGGGAGCGGGAGGGCGGCGAGGCTTGA
- a CDS encoding sensor histidine kinase, which produces MNRLSLWIRTRPWVLDLPVYAVFVLYPPTRTPGWPMALLWLPIGALIAALVLRRRHPRAAALAVLVIALIQYTDEGFAQDSLRTDAAMAIVLYTLAVRGHRRFGAAVFLASAVLRVAWQTTWGGDGQGGPTMQILTVLAVQLAAWVLGEYVRSRHALDGEVALRTAQAENERHALARAAVAEERASIARELHDVLAHGVSVIVLNAEGAKLMRHQDPSAVDRTFETISRTGRDALAELRRLLEVLHAGEDARRPQPTAAELRDLVAQADNGRRAIGVEVTGDDSGLPASAALQAYRIVQEALTNMIKHAPADADGQVSVHFGPPADRREIRIEVTNSGGTSAPAPAPALPSSGRGLAGMAQRVEMYHGSLETGATEDGGYRVAATLVVGA; this is translated from the coding sequence ATGAATCGCCTGAGCCTCTGGATCCGCACCCGTCCGTGGGTGCTCGACCTACCGGTGTACGCCGTCTTCGTCCTCTACCCACCCACCCGGACGCCCGGCTGGCCGATGGCACTGCTGTGGCTGCCGATCGGCGCGCTGATCGCCGCGCTGGTCCTGCGGCGCCGCCACCCGCGGGCCGCCGCGCTCGCCGTGCTGGTGATCGCGCTGATCCAGTACACCGATGAAGGATTCGCGCAGGACAGCCTGCGCACCGACGCCGCCATGGCCATCGTGTTGTACACGCTCGCCGTCCGGGGCCACCGGCGCTTCGGCGCGGCGGTGTTCCTGGCGAGCGCGGTGCTCCGCGTGGCCTGGCAGACCACCTGGGGCGGCGACGGGCAAGGCGGGCCGACGATGCAGATCCTCACCGTGCTCGCGGTGCAGCTGGCGGCGTGGGTGCTCGGTGAGTACGTGCGGTCCCGCCACGCGCTCGACGGCGAGGTTGCCCTGCGGACCGCGCAGGCCGAGAACGAGCGGCACGCGCTGGCCAGGGCCGCGGTGGCCGAGGAACGCGCGAGCATCGCCCGCGAACTGCACGACGTGCTCGCGCACGGCGTCAGCGTGATCGTGCTCAACGCCGAGGGCGCGAAACTGATGCGCCACCAGGATCCCTCGGCGGTCGACCGGACCTTCGAAACGATCAGCCGGACCGGCCGCGACGCGCTGGCCGAACTCCGGCGCCTGCTGGAGGTGCTGCACGCCGGCGAGGACGCGCGACGGCCACAGCCGACCGCCGCCGAGTTGCGGGACCTGGTGGCGCAGGCGGACAACGGGCGGCGGGCGATCGGCGTCGAGGTCACCGGCGACGACAGCGGCCTGCCCGCGAGCGCCGCGCTCCAGGCCTACCGGATCGTGCAGGAGGCACTGACCAACATGATCAAGCACGCGCCCGCCGACGCCGACGGCCAGGTGTCCGTCCACTTCGGACCACCGGCCGACCGCCGCGAGATCCGCATCGAGGTGACCAACTCCGGCGGGACCTCGGCACCGGCACCGGCACCCGCGCTGCCCTCGTCCGGGCGCGGCCTGGCCGGGATGGCCCAGCGGGTGGAGATGTACCACGGTTCCCTGGAAACCGGCGCCACCGAAGACGGCGGCTACCGGGTCGCCGCGACGCTGGTGGTCGGCGCGTGA
- a CDS encoding NAD(P)-dependent oxidoreductase, with protein MTKNPTPVTFIGLGPMGQAMVRVLLEGGHPVTVWNRTASRADGVVAAGASRAGSVASAVAENELVILSLTDYQAMYDILGPVGDALRGRVVVNLSSDTPTRTREAADWLAERGAELIAGGVMVPAEWVGQDGSYVFYSGPEAAFERFREPLALIGRTDYLGADHALAQLFYQAQLDIFLTSLSAYLHANALLEAHGVTAEKFWPYAESNLNNIAPMMAEAPKHLDTGDHPGDQANALMMKATADHIVQASYEAGIDTGLPRAVKDQYDRAVAAGDGDKSWTSLFEQLRRRR; from the coding sequence ATGACGAAGAACCCCACCCCGGTCACCTTCATCGGCCTCGGCCCGATGGGCCAGGCGATGGTGCGGGTGCTGCTCGAGGGCGGGCACCCGGTCACCGTGTGGAACCGCACAGCGAGCCGGGCCGACGGCGTGGTGGCCGCCGGGGCGAGCCGGGCCGGTAGTGTCGCGAGCGCGGTCGCCGAGAACGAACTCGTGATCCTCAGCCTCACCGACTACCAGGCGATGTACGACATCCTCGGCCCGGTGGGCGACGCGCTGCGGGGCCGCGTGGTGGTCAACCTCAGCTCCGACACGCCCACCCGCACCCGCGAGGCGGCGGACTGGCTGGCCGAGCGCGGCGCCGAGCTGATCGCCGGTGGCGTGATGGTGCCCGCCGAGTGGGTCGGGCAGGACGGCTCCTACGTCTTCTACAGCGGGCCGGAGGCGGCGTTCGAGCGGTTCCGCGAGCCGCTGGCGCTGATCGGCCGCACCGACTACCTGGGTGCCGACCACGCCCTGGCCCAGCTGTTCTACCAGGCACAGCTGGACATCTTCCTCACCTCGCTCTCGGCCTACCTGCACGCGAACGCGCTGCTGGAGGCACACGGGGTGACCGCGGAGAAGTTCTGGCCCTACGCCGAGAGCAACCTGAACAACATCGCGCCGATGATGGCCGAGGCGCCGAAGCACCTCGACACCGGCGACCACCCCGGCGACCAGGCCAACGCACTGATGATGAAGGCCACCGCCGACCACATCGTGCAGGCCAGCTACGAGGCCGGGATCGACACCGGCCTGCCGCGGGCGGTGAAGGACCAGTACGACCGGGCCGTCGCGGCCGGGGACGGCGACAAGAGCTGGACCAGCCTGTTCGAGCAGCTGCGCCGGCGCCGCTGA
- a CDS encoding J-domain-containing protein, whose protein sequence is MTERKPPGVDFESWVDRQIRTAQERGDFDDLPGTGKPLPGLRGPRDEHWWLKDYLRREGVSAGALLPESLLLRKELERLPEAVRELRTEHEVREHVRVLNRRIAEWMRMPTGPRVPVGLADADEVTERWRAERGAVTPATEPEAVEPPVRRGWFSRSRRRRRRT, encoded by the coding sequence GTGACCGAACGCAAGCCGCCGGGGGTCGACTTCGAGAGCTGGGTGGACCGCCAGATCCGGACCGCGCAGGAACGCGGTGATTTCGACGACCTGCCCGGCACGGGGAAGCCGCTGCCCGGGCTGCGCGGACCCCGCGACGAGCACTGGTGGCTCAAGGACTACCTGCGCCGGGAAGGGGTCTCGGCCGGTGCGCTGCTCCCGGAGTCGCTCCTGCTGCGCAAGGAGCTGGAGCGGCTGCCGGAGGCGGTGCGCGAGCTGCGCACCGAGCACGAGGTCCGCGAACACGTGCGGGTGCTCAACCGCCGCATCGCCGAGTGGATGCGGATGCCCACCGGCCCGCGGGTGCCGGTGGGCCTGGCCGACGCCGACGAGGTGACCGAGCGGTGGCGGGCGGAGCGGGGGGCGGTCACGCCCGCCACCGAGCCGGAGGCCGTCGAGCCGCCGGTGCGCCGCGGCTGGTTCAGCAGGTCACGTCGACGTCGGCGCCGGACTTGA
- the dinB gene encoding DNA polymerase IV yields the protein MFVRTEATILHADLDAFYASVEQRDDASLRGRPVIVGGGVVLAASYEAKACGVRTAMGGWQARALCPDAVVVPPRMKAYSAASKAVFSVFRNTTPLVEGISIDEAFLDVAGLKRLRGEPADIAVRLREDVLREVGLPITVGVARTKFLAKVASAVAKPDGLLVVPPGGELDFLHPLPVERLWGVGRVTAERLHSRGITTVAQVADLAEGRLVSMLGRAAGHHLHALAHNRDPRPVRVGKRRGSIGSQRALGRRPRTAEDLDAILLGIVDRLGRRLRAAHRVCRTVVLRLRFADSSRATRSHTLPEPTASTQVVLSTARDLLAGSMPIIEKQGITLLGLSLANLDDENAIQLTLPFGKAPEGSLDATLDDLRERYGAAAVTRAVLLGTDQGVQVPLLPD from the coding sequence GTGTTCGTGCGAACCGAGGCCACCATCCTGCACGCGGACCTGGACGCGTTCTACGCTTCCGTCGAGCAGCGCGACGACGCGAGCCTGCGCGGGCGGCCGGTGATCGTCGGCGGGGGCGTGGTGCTGGCGGCCAGTTACGAGGCCAAGGCGTGCGGGGTGCGCACCGCGATGGGCGGGTGGCAGGCGCGGGCGCTGTGCCCGGACGCGGTCGTGGTGCCGCCGCGGATGAAGGCCTATTCGGCGGCCAGCAAGGCGGTGTTCTCGGTCTTCCGGAACACCACGCCGCTGGTCGAGGGGATCTCCATCGACGAGGCCTTCCTGGACGTCGCCGGGCTGAAGCGGCTGCGCGGCGAGCCCGCTGACATCGCGGTGCGGCTGCGCGAGGACGTGCTGCGCGAGGTCGGCTTGCCGATCACCGTGGGCGTGGCCCGCACCAAGTTCCTCGCGAAGGTGGCCAGCGCGGTGGCCAAGCCGGACGGGCTGCTGGTGGTGCCGCCCGGCGGTGAGCTGGACTTCCTGCACCCGCTGCCGGTGGAGCGGCTCTGGGGTGTCGGCCGGGTGACCGCCGAGCGGCTGCATTCGCGCGGCATCACCACCGTCGCGCAGGTCGCGGACCTGGCCGAGGGGCGGCTGGTGTCCATGCTCGGCCGGGCGGCGGGGCACCACCTGCACGCGCTGGCGCACAACCGCGACCCGCGCCCGGTGCGCGTCGGCAAGCGACGCGGGTCGATCGGGTCCCAGCGCGCGCTCGGCAGGCGCCCGCGCACCGCCGAGGACCTCGACGCCATCCTGCTCGGCATCGTCGACCGGCTCGGCCGCCGCCTGCGGGCGGCGCACCGGGTGTGCCGGACGGTGGTGCTGCGGTTGCGGTTCGCCGACAGTTCGCGGGCCACGCGCTCGCACACGCTGCCGGAGCCGACCGCCAGTACGCAGGTGGTGCTGTCCACGGCCAGGGATCTACTGGCGGGTTCGATGCCGATCATCGAGAAGCAGGGGATCACGCTGCTGGGCCTGTCACTGGCGAACCTGGACGACGAGAACGCGATCCAGCTGACCCTGCCGTTCGGCAAGGCCCCGGAAGGCTCCCTGGACGCCACCCTCGACGACCTGCGGGAACGCTACGGCGCCGCCGCGGTGACGCGGGCGGTGCTACTGGGGACGGACCAGGGGGTGCAGGTACCGCTACTACCGGACTGA
- a CDS encoding glycosyltransferase 87 family protein — MKALIALVSAGLGATGLLWWVLGLPLGVDTAVYRAGGWAVLHGEPLYEHLRALPEWTPELPFTYPPFAALLFTPFATLPAQLCWSLLAMTAAPALLVTVRAFTDDRRWWLVLGGFALYPVWQGIGLGQVNLVLMTLVVTDVLVLRDSRYRGLLIGLAAAIKLVPLIFIGHLLLTGRRTAALRALGAFAAATALGFLVLPEDSVRYWTSAIFNDHFAQTKGWIGNQSWQGFVARTAPEDWGLPLTAGFCVLAVFASALVARRLHLAGDARGALLTTAGCALLVSPISWTHHWVWLVPLLAFRPSLRLLAPVFALPVAITGELYLITAVVLLGARVRAPSRRLTRARSLR, encoded by the coding sequence GTGAAAGCACTGATCGCACTGGTGTCGGCCGGACTGGGGGCGACCGGGCTGCTCTGGTGGGTGCTCGGCCTGCCGCTCGGCGTCGACACCGCCGTCTACCGCGCGGGTGGCTGGGCCGTCCTGCACGGCGAACCGCTCTACGAGCACCTGCGGGCCCTGCCGGAGTGGACGCCGGAGCTGCCGTTCACCTACCCGCCGTTCGCGGCACTGCTGTTCACGCCGTTCGCCACGCTGCCCGCCCAGTTGTGCTGGTCGCTGCTCGCGATGACGGCCGCACCCGCGCTGCTGGTGACCGTCCGCGCCTTCACCGACGACCGCCGCTGGTGGCTGGTGCTCGGCGGGTTCGCGCTGTACCCGGTGTGGCAGGGCATCGGGCTCGGCCAGGTCAACCTGGTGCTGATGACGCTGGTGGTGACCGATGTGCTGGTACTGCGGGATTCGCGCTACCGCGGCCTGCTGATCGGGCTGGCCGCGGCGATCAAGCTGGTGCCGCTGATCTTCATCGGGCACCTGCTGCTCACCGGCCGCCGGACGGCCGCCCTGCGGGCGCTCGGTGCCTTCGCGGCCGCCACCGCACTGGGTTTCCTGGTGCTGCCCGAGGATTCCGTGCGCTACTGGACGTCCGCGATCTTCAACGACCACTTCGCCCAGACGAAGGGCTGGATCGGGAACCAGTCGTGGCAGGGGTTCGTCGCCAGGACCGCGCCGGAGGACTGGGGACTGCCGTTGACCGCCGGGTTCTGCGTGCTGGCGGTGTTCGCTTCCGCGCTGGTGGCCCGGCGCCTGCACCTCGCCGGGGACGCGCGTGGCGCGTTGCTCACCACCGCGGGCTGTGCCCTGCTGGTGAGCCCGATCTCCTGGACGCACCACTGGGTCTGGCTGGTGCCGCTGCTGGCCTTCCGGCCGTCGCTGCGGCTGCTCGCCCCGGTGTTCGCGCTGCCGGTGGCGATCACCGGCGAGCTCTATCTGATCACCGCGGTGGTCCTGCTCGGGGCCCGGGTGCGGGCCCCGAGCAGGCGCCTCACGCGCGCTCGATCGCTTCGATGA